Proteins found in one Subtercola endophyticus genomic segment:
- a CDS encoding alpha/beta fold hydrolase, with protein MTDRFNYPQKHIVSAGTSSIWVGEQPGEEPAIVLLHGFPDDATIYDKLVPFLEGRRVVAIDFGGYGLSPRDDEPWSEGRPEAELVAVLEELAITGATLVGHDASVPVAVNVTLDHPDRVAKLVLLNGYFDSDPELKLPDMIRLFGTPELSLLSDAIMNDQQLRGWLLGFSGKQFGIDPSGADSVAEHSILPQYYGSENQPDARVAIRKWTATLYPGLAQNDARVRAGDLGRLTTPVVVAFGEGDPYLTPTIAAHIGALFPSAVVEGIGQSSHWPQWDQPEVVASKVL; from the coding sequence ATGACAGACCGATTCAACTATCCGCAGAAGCACATCGTTTCGGCCGGGACGTCTTCGATCTGGGTCGGAGAGCAACCGGGTGAGGAACCGGCCATTGTGCTGCTTCACGGTTTTCCTGACGACGCAACCATCTACGACAAGCTCGTACCATTTCTCGAAGGTCGACGAGTGGTGGCGATCGACTTCGGAGGCTATGGGCTCTCACCTCGCGACGACGAGCCGTGGAGCGAAGGTCGTCCTGAGGCTGAACTGGTGGCAGTACTGGAAGAACTCGCGATCACAGGAGCGACGCTCGTCGGGCACGATGCAAGTGTTCCTGTCGCCGTGAACGTCACCCTGGATCATCCGGATCGGGTGGCGAAGCTGGTCTTGTTGAACGGCTACTTCGATTCAGACCCAGAGCTGAAGCTTCCCGACATGATTCGGCTGTTTGGCACACCAGAACTCAGCCTGCTCTCGGACGCCATCATGAACGATCAGCAGCTGCGGGGCTGGCTGCTTGGTTTCTCGGGAAAGCAGTTCGGCATCGATCCCTCGGGAGCCGATAGTGTCGCCGAACATTCGATCCTGCCGCAGTACTACGGCAGCGAGAATCAGCCCGATGCCCGGGTCGCCATTCGTAAGTGGACGGCAACGCTATACCCCGGGCTCGCTCAGAATGACGCACGCGTGCGGGCCGGCGATCTCGGAAGACTCACCACTCCCGTTGTGGTTGCGTTCGGTGAAGGTGACCCCTACCTCACACCAACGATCGCTGCGCACATCGGGGCCCTCTTTCCCAGCGCAGTCGTTGAGGGTATCGGCCAGTCTTCCCACTGGCCGCAGTGGGACCAGCCAGAGGTGGTTGCCTCGAAGGTTCTCTAG
- a CDS encoding alpha/beta fold hydrolase, producing MTPSGATSPTRIDTFENEGLTFSVADTGPIDGEVIILLHGFPQTGEAWEPTAAALNEAGYRTLAPTLRGYETSSRARGRWRYRSSRIVSDVVALIGAAGGRPVHLIGHDWGSLLAWSAAAARPDLISSLTAVSVPHYAAYLLAIADLRSKQLIQSYYIVLFQLPLIPELLFTLFPRSFDRNLRQSGMADVDISAVNINVVESGALTSGINWYRGLLVSNQRAMTRKITVPTTFVWGDEDTLLGRTGTDLTKRFVTGSYNLEVFAGASHWIPAERPQELADAFVKHHPSFVPTEAPNDPTEEQHERES from the coding sequence GTGACCCCTTCTGGCGCTACCAGCCCAACCCGCATCGACACCTTCGAGAACGAAGGCCTCACGTTCTCCGTCGCCGATACCGGGCCCATCGACGGTGAAGTCATCATTCTTCTCCACGGGTTTCCGCAAACCGGCGAAGCATGGGAACCAACCGCCGCTGCGCTGAACGAGGCCGGCTATCGCACGCTCGCGCCGACCCTGCGCGGATACGAAACGAGCTCCCGCGCACGGGGTCGCTGGCGCTACCGATCATCTCGGATCGTCAGTGATGTCGTCGCCCTCATCGGTGCAGCAGGGGGCAGGCCCGTACATCTGATTGGACACGACTGGGGATCGCTTCTGGCCTGGTCTGCAGCAGCCGCCCGGCCAGACCTCATCAGCTCGCTGACCGCAGTATCCGTTCCTCACTATGCCGCCTATCTCCTGGCCATCGCCGATCTTCGCAGCAAACAACTCATCCAGAGCTACTACATCGTTCTGTTCCAACTGCCGCTGATTCCCGAACTCCTCTTCACGCTCTTCCCTCGATCGTTCGACCGAAACCTCCGGCAATCCGGAATGGCCGACGTTGACATCTCAGCGGTGAACATCAACGTGGTCGAGTCTGGAGCCCTGACATCAGGCATCAACTGGTACCGCGGCTTGCTCGTGTCGAATCAGCGCGCGATGACCAGAAAGATCACAGTGCCGACGACGTTCGTCTGGGGAGACGAAGACACCCTGCTCGGACGAACGGGCACCGACCTCACGAAACGTTTCGTCACCGGCTCCTACAACTTGGAGGTGTTCGCTGGCGCGAGTCACTGGATCCCGGCGGAACGCCCGCAAGAACTCGCTGACGCGTTCGTCAAGCACCATCCGAGCTTCGTGCCCACTGAAGCGCCCAATGACCCAACTGAAGAGCAACACGAGAGGGAATCATGA
- a CDS encoding alpha/beta fold hydrolase → MSYITTSDGTDLYYKDWGEGPVVTFSHGWPLSADAWDGQMQFLVGEGFRVIAHDRRGHGRSSQPSGGNDMNGYADDLGAVLDALDITGAALVGHSTGGGEVARYIGRHGTKRVAKAVLIAAVPPIMLVSDTNPEGLPISVFDGLRAGVAGDRSQFYKELALPFYGANREGSNVSEGLLSQFWLWGMQAGSKNAYESIKAFSETDFTDDLKAFDVPALVMHGEDDQIVPIKDAGYKSAQLIPGAEEIYYPGAPHGLTATHQDQINNDLLTFLRK, encoded by the coding sequence ATGAGCTACATCACTACGTCCGACGGCACAGACCTCTATTACAAGGACTGGGGAGAAGGCCCTGTTGTGACCTTCTCGCACGGCTGGCCTCTCAGCGCCGACGCGTGGGATGGGCAGATGCAGTTTCTCGTCGGTGAAGGGTTCCGAGTGATCGCGCATGACCGACGAGGTCATGGCCGCTCGAGCCAGCCCTCTGGCGGCAACGACATGAACGGGTACGCAGACGATCTCGGCGCTGTACTCGACGCCCTCGACATCACCGGCGCGGCGCTCGTCGGCCACTCCACAGGTGGAGGCGAGGTGGCACGCTATATTGGCCGTCACGGCACGAAACGAGTTGCCAAAGCGGTACTGATCGCTGCGGTCCCACCGATCATGCTCGTCAGCGATACCAATCCTGAAGGCCTCCCCATCAGCGTCTTCGACGGACTTCGCGCGGGCGTCGCCGGCGACCGATCACAGTTCTACAAGGAGCTCGCTCTTCCGTTCTACGGCGCGAACCGTGAAGGCTCGAACGTCTCTGAGGGGCTCCTGTCGCAGTTCTGGCTCTGGGGCATGCAGGCAGGCTCAAAGAATGCATACGAGAGCATCAAAGCCTTCTCCGAAACGGACTTCACCGACGACCTGAAAGCGTTCGATGTGCCTGCCCTGGTGATGCACGGAGAAGACGACCAAATCGTTCCCATCAAAGATGCGGGCTACAAGTCCGCCCAACTCATTCCCGGTGCCGAAGAAATCTACTACCCGGGCGCACCGCACGGCCTGACAGCGACTCACCAAGATCAGATCAACAACGACCTCCTCACCTTCTTGCGGAAATAG
- a CDS encoding SLAC1 family transporter, whose product MKHTLPRIGLPHLGIPLGTCGLAGAWTAAEVALQAPGWVAGLLWSVGGVLWILIGGLYLWQRSTTAGGLRADLDHPVIGPLTSFLPVIGLLLLTHFGTYLGGAAVWCDWILVLALLIVAAQLLRRWLTGTVNIDQLHPGYFLPVVAGAFIASISLSSVHASPGAAAAFGAGLFFWLVIGTVVTGRLITRGPLPEGVRPGLAILLAPPAVGGTAWLLLNGQVADQVGFGFVGIVVILAALQLLLIPEYRKIPFSMSFWTFTFPLGAATNFSIRWLGLSPFPGSVFVGWALLAIVTSFVLFVAAGSIVMTIRSRRGRELGRRLGATDHAEPIESGT is encoded by the coding sequence ATGAAGCACACGCTGCCACGTATCGGTCTGCCCCATCTGGGCATTCCCTTGGGAACATGCGGGCTGGCCGGTGCGTGGACGGCAGCCGAAGTGGCGCTGCAGGCCCCGGGCTGGGTGGCCGGCCTGCTCTGGAGCGTCGGTGGGGTGCTGTGGATCCTGATCGGTGGCCTCTACCTTTGGCAGAGGAGTACCACGGCTGGCGGTCTTAGAGCCGACCTCGATCACCCTGTCATCGGGCCGCTTACGTCATTCCTCCCGGTGATCGGGCTGCTTCTGCTGACCCACTTCGGAACGTACTTGGGTGGGGCTGCCGTTTGGTGCGACTGGATCCTGGTGCTCGCGCTGCTGATCGTGGCAGCACAGCTCCTTCGACGGTGGCTGACCGGCACCGTGAACATCGACCAACTGCATCCCGGCTACTTTCTCCCCGTCGTCGCAGGCGCCTTCATTGCGAGCATCAGCTTGAGCAGTGTGCACGCTTCCCCCGGGGCGGCCGCAGCGTTCGGAGCGGGACTCTTCTTCTGGCTGGTAATCGGCACGGTAGTGACCGGCAGACTCATCACGCGAGGGCCGTTGCCCGAAGGGGTCAGGCCAGGACTTGCCATCTTGCTCGCACCGCCGGCTGTCGGAGGCACGGCCTGGTTGTTGCTGAACGGACAAGTCGCCGACCAAGTCGGTTTTGGCTTCGTCGGAATCGTGGTGATACTGGCCGCACTCCAGCTTCTGCTCATTCCGGAATACCGCAAGATCCCGTTCTCGATGTCTTTCTGGACCTTCACCTTCCCTCTCGGCGCGGCCACCAACTTCAGCATCAGGTGGCTGGGCCTCAGCCCGTTTCCCGGTTCTGTGTTCGTGGGCTGGGCCCTGCTGGCGATCGTGACCTCCTTCGTTCTTTTCGTAGCAGCGGGGTCGATAGTGATGACGATCCGAAGCAGACGCGGCCGCGAGCTCGGGCGTCGTCTCGGGGCTACTGATCACGCAGAACCCATCGAAAGTGGCACATAA
- a CDS encoding alpha/beta fold hydrolase, which yields MKPTIVLVHGAWADGSSFDLVTAALQLEGYTVLVAPNPLRGLANDTKAVADFLAQKTSGPVVLAAHSYGGMLITGAALTHSDVKALVYIDAYAPDDGDSTQSLSNALPGSLLNVPDPTTVFDFVLPAPDASQGDYDSYIKIDKFHEIFAASLPKAEAAVLAVGQSPVTLAAIGTPFSGEPAWKTIPSWFFIGTADNVLPPAQQHAMAERAKGTVVEGHAPHLSMVAEPLHVTRVIVSAAKSLE from the coding sequence ATGAAGCCAACAATCGTTTTAGTCCACGGCGCCTGGGCCGACGGCTCTTCGTTCGACCTGGTCACGGCAGCCCTGCAGCTCGAGGGATACACGGTGCTCGTCGCACCCAACCCGCTTCGCGGATTGGCCAACGACACGAAGGCTGTCGCGGACTTCCTCGCTCAAAAGACCAGCGGCCCTGTCGTGCTGGCCGCACACTCCTACGGCGGAATGCTGATCACCGGGGCAGCGCTCACACACAGTGATGTCAAAGCGCTCGTCTACATCGACGCGTACGCACCCGATGACGGCGACAGCACGCAGTCGCTGTCGAACGCCTTGCCCGGCTCCTTGCTCAACGTTCCCGACCCGACGACCGTCTTCGACTTCGTTCTGCCGGCGCCGGATGCTTCGCAGGGCGACTACGACAGCTACATCAAGATCGACAAGTTCCATGAGATCTTCGCCGCTAGCCTGCCGAAAGCCGAAGCGGCGGTTCTCGCCGTCGGGCAAAGCCCGGTAACTCTCGCGGCCATCGGCACCCCGTTCTCGGGCGAGCCGGCCTGGAAGACGATTCCGAGCTGGTTCTTCATCGGAACAGCCGACAACGTGCTTCCCCCGGCACAGCAGCACGCCATGGCCGAACGCGCCAAAGGCACCGTCGTCGAGGGCCACGCCCCGCACCTCTCGATGGTTGCGGAACCCCTGCACGTCACCCGAGTCATCGTCTCCGCGGCCAAGTCACTCGAATAG
- a CDS encoding cupin domain-containing protein, which yields MPLATLNDAPEFHLGNLRIRSLAVPSRGSVELSTWFVDLPPNSSSGAHSLSHEQIVVVGSGQVWGTVGDKTVVAAAGDAIILTPGVLIELGNDSDAPAQAIVISPVGFTATAGGHTFSPPWSL from the coding sequence ATGCCACTAGCCACGTTGAATGATGCTCCCGAATTCCACCTGGGAAACCTTCGGATCAGATCTCTCGCGGTTCCCTCTCGAGGCTCCGTTGAACTCTCCACCTGGTTCGTCGACCTGCCACCGAACAGTTCCAGTGGAGCGCACTCGCTCAGCCACGAACAAATCGTCGTCGTCGGTTCAGGCCAAGTGTGGGGCACAGTGGGCGACAAAACGGTTGTCGCCGCCGCGGGAGACGCGATCATCCTCACTCCCGGCGTGCTGATCGAGTTGGGCAACGACTCAGACGCTCCCGCGCAGGCGATCGTGATCAGCCCGGTCGGTTTCACCGCCACCGCAGGAGGACACACATTCTCTCCACCGTGGTCGCTCTGA
- a CDS encoding TetR/AcrR family transcriptional regulator: MGRSSRADADRHKTEVLKAAVRFIAEHDPGALTIPKAMSAAGMTPGGFYNYFTSKDDFLSQVVDLAFAMQQEAVGVLGAAHSNQLRPTLSAMAAVYLTSPDRRDMKLGISVLVLSSEISESAPETATRQAFARGIDGLVALLAGLEAPGETPGQKTKLVLATLSALAGASAISRALPDRALASDLLDATRLFMQARPSE, from the coding sequence ATGGGGCGTTCATCACGAGCTGACGCTGACCGGCACAAGACCGAAGTGCTGAAAGCCGCCGTTCGATTCATTGCCGAACACGACCCAGGCGCGCTGACCATCCCGAAGGCCATGTCGGCGGCAGGCATGACGCCCGGAGGCTTCTACAACTACTTCACCTCGAAAGACGACTTTCTGAGCCAGGTCGTCGATCTTGCATTCGCGATGCAGCAAGAGGCCGTCGGAGTGCTTGGCGCGGCTCACTCGAACCAGCTGCGCCCCACCCTCTCGGCAATGGCTGCGGTCTACCTGACGTCACCCGACCGCCGTGACATGAAGCTCGGCATCTCGGTGCTCGTGCTCAGCAGTGAGATATCCGAGAGCGCTCCAGAGACTGCGACAAGGCAGGCCTTCGCCCGAGGCATCGACGGCCTGGTTGCGCTGCTCGCCGGGCTCGAGGCGCCGGGGGAGACGCCCGGTCAGAAAACAAAGCTCGTGCTGGCGACGCTCTCGGCGCTTGCCGGCGCGTCGGCTATCTCGCGTGCGCTGCCAGACCGCGCATTGGCCTCAGATCTGCTCGATGCGACCCGCCTCTTCATGCAGGCGCGCCCCTCTGAATGA
- a CDS encoding NmrA family NAD(P)-binding protein: MSRSTLLVSDANGSTGFATVAALADRGFDVRALVHHDDERADRLRALGAGVVEGD; this comes from the coding sequence ATGAGCAGGTCAACGCTGCTCGTCAGCGACGCAAACGGGTCGACCGGATTCGCCACCGTAGCGGCTCTCGCCGATCGAGGGTTCGATGTGCGTGCGCTTGTGCATCACGACGACGAGCGGGCCGACCGGCTTCGGGCGCTCGGCGCCGGCGTCGTCGAAGGCGACTGA
- a CDS encoding LysR family transcriptional regulator → MDLRGLEAVVAVNECGSFSAAALALYISQPALTRRVALLERELHSKLFTRTARGVFLTEAGKAIIEPAERALRDAQDVLLALNPARDRPPALLRLNAATNSGMERIGRLIARFHDGRPLVDVEFAASESTAAAVTALEDGRCDLAVVDQPIRSQSLTVTNLFQDDYLAVFAPAAGVDVAAGRMHRLTTSALQGRSLVHLPESLHPQQPGKQLFEMLGTQPASTIQTHHPELMVSIALAGRAVAVVPRNVAMAALAAGACVAEPPRPITRVIGLASNRSEQSIAASLFLRLAVSEFPGVNQLEMPGHARQPQTDGPARTTGTRQHSGNNI, encoded by the coding sequence ATGGATCTCCGCGGGCTCGAAGCCGTTGTCGCCGTCAACGAGTGCGGATCATTTTCTGCTGCCGCACTCGCGCTGTACATCTCGCAGCCGGCCCTGACCAGACGGGTCGCCCTTCTCGAGCGTGAACTTCACTCGAAGCTCTTCACCCGAACCGCTCGCGGCGTCTTTCTCACCGAAGCGGGCAAGGCGATCATCGAACCCGCCGAACGAGCACTGCGCGATGCGCAAGATGTTCTTCTCGCTCTCAATCCGGCACGCGACCGGCCCCCGGCGTTGCTCCGGCTGAACGCAGCGACCAACTCAGGAATGGAACGGATCGGCAGACTCATCGCGCGATTCCACGACGGCCGGCCCCTCGTCGACGTGGAATTCGCCGCTTCCGAGTCCACTGCCGCCGCAGTCACGGCGCTCGAAGATGGCAGATGCGACCTCGCCGTGGTCGACCAACCCATCCGTTCTCAGTCATTGACGGTCACGAATCTGTTTCAAGACGACTATTTGGCTGTCTTCGCCCCGGCCGCGGGTGTCGACGTTGCGGCAGGGCGGATGCATCGGCTCACCACGTCTGCGCTTCAGGGCCGATCGCTGGTTCACCTGCCGGAATCGCTGCATCCTCAACAGCCCGGCAAGCAACTGTTCGAGATGCTGGGCACCCAACCGGCATCGACCATCCAGACACACCATCCAGAGTTGATGGTGTCGATAGCGTTGGCCGGGCGGGCGGTAGCGGTGGTTCCGCGAAACGTTGCGATGGCAGCCCTGGCCGCCGGCGCGTGCGTGGCCGAGCCGCCGCGCCCCATCACCAGAGTGATCGGGCTCGCCAGCAATCGCAGCGAGCAATCGATCGCCGCCTCTCTGTTTCTCCGGCTGGCCGTCTCTGAATTTCCGGGCGTCAACCAGCTCGAGATGCCCGGCCATGCTCGCCAGCCGCAAACCGACGGACCTGCCCGGACGACCGGTACACGACAGCACAGTGGGAACAACATATGA
- a CDS encoding ATP-binding protein produces MSESASAARAARGRGGPSLPTRGRDPELAILTRAIDTVIHGQGGWLVVSGQPGAGKTRLLEDAKERAQAAGARFFYGSGDSEGHLTPFAPLLSGMEAAGVELLAEDELAGLESNPENRFWVLQELQDGLDRVSLAGPMVIAIDDLQWCDDATLLALKTLPLRLSASPILWIVAVRQSAMKASRITSVFERYGDIGESQLILGSLSDAAVASMVEDVVGATPDARMLRSVLQSEGLPLYVLELLGGLVDEGLISSENGVAHLIGSAVPQRFRESVKSRVSALSPQCRQILEVASVIGRTFQLEVLADMLDVSVGDLIDPVREAVDAGLLLEVGDLRFSHDLFREIIEESVPSTAHRILRRKVIDVQLARGGNVVEVATMLADSAQPGDVDAVMVLRSAARQLSSLTPSTAADLAVRALELSPGHDPERAEIVSEAATYLWQAGQAIQARRLIDKELSGAASGEEEALLRLGVTRMSSQFSFAEAVRQATIALALPNISDSTRQNLEAQLALNTLMTADVQRPVDITTASPDNLAVLATFTIARASRQFYGGKWEPAFASAHEALIIADHAQIRYRTFHNEAIFLSFMYVSAGDIANALREADRGIQETTRLRQGGGLRLWIMARSRVLLDAGRLADAAVEAHALLEMVDELGPGNFADITAIYTLVRVALYEGDEDAIRSYRADSQRMFGDEAARIRNLGSWLLSLIAHWHGEWNTAIELALPVLERLGLPGPYFSGSTDAADDVIFVRLALRTGHRQGAEAMVAFAEARAAENRPFPILRATAMHARALLTDDRSLLSKAVVLLESIDRPVVLGSALEDLGRITAESDPASAIEHFKNASKLYADAGAFNEERRINRRLADLGAPPEVESAAGTGAAGTGAWSTLSAAQRSVASLIVQGLTNRQVAEKLNLSPHTVNAHLRFAFTKLGVHSRVELAGLYHQLQSANPDL; encoded by the coding sequence GTGAGCGAGTCAGCATCCGCAGCCCGGGCCGCGCGAGGCCGCGGTGGCCCCAGTCTGCCGACGCGCGGTCGCGATCCAGAGCTCGCAATTCTCACCCGAGCGATCGACACGGTCATCCATGGCCAGGGCGGATGGTTGGTCGTCTCCGGCCAGCCCGGCGCCGGAAAGACGCGCCTGCTGGAGGATGCCAAAGAACGCGCACAGGCCGCAGGAGCGCGATTCTTTTACGGAAGCGGCGACTCCGAGGGCCACCTGACTCCGTTCGCACCGTTGCTGTCTGGCATGGAGGCGGCGGGGGTCGAGTTGCTGGCCGAAGACGAGTTGGCGGGCCTTGAATCCAATCCCGAGAACCGGTTCTGGGTCTTGCAGGAGTTGCAAGACGGGCTCGATCGCGTCTCGCTGGCCGGGCCGATGGTCATTGCAATCGACGACCTCCAATGGTGCGACGACGCGACGCTGCTGGCACTGAAGACACTGCCGCTTCGGCTGTCTGCATCACCGATCCTCTGGATCGTCGCGGTTCGCCAGAGCGCCATGAAAGCCAGCCGAATCACCAGTGTGTTCGAGCGTTACGGTGACATCGGCGAAAGCCAGCTGATCCTCGGGTCGCTATCTGACGCGGCCGTGGCGAGCATGGTCGAAGACGTCGTCGGGGCGACGCCGGATGCGCGGATGCTCCGATCGGTGTTGCAGTCCGAAGGGCTGCCTCTGTATGTGCTCGAACTGCTCGGCGGGCTGGTCGACGAAGGTTTGATCTCGTCTGAGAACGGGGTCGCCCACCTCATCGGATCCGCCGTTCCCCAGCGCTTTCGCGAATCGGTGAAGAGTCGCGTCAGTGCGCTTTCGCCCCAGTGTCGCCAGATCCTGGAGGTCGCCTCCGTCATCGGTCGCACCTTCCAGCTGGAAGTATTGGCTGACATGCTCGACGTGAGCGTCGGAGACCTGATCGACCCGGTGCGTGAGGCCGTCGACGCGGGCCTCCTCTTGGAGGTCGGCGACCTCCGGTTCTCACACGACCTGTTCAGAGAAATCATCGAAGAGAGCGTTCCCTCCACAGCGCATCGCATCCTTCGGCGCAAGGTCATCGACGTTCAGCTCGCCCGTGGCGGCAATGTCGTCGAAGTTGCCACCATGCTCGCCGACAGCGCCCAGCCCGGAGATGTGGATGCGGTGATGGTGCTCCGAAGCGCCGCACGCCAGCTCAGCTCCTTGACCCCCTCTACGGCGGCAGATCTTGCCGTTCGCGCGCTTGAACTCTCGCCCGGCCACGATCCAGAACGAGCTGAAATCGTGTCAGAGGCGGCCACCTACCTCTGGCAGGCCGGCCAAGCCATTCAAGCGCGACGGCTTATCGACAAAGAACTCTCTGGCGCCGCCTCGGGAGAAGAAGAGGCGCTGCTCCGACTCGGTGTGACGCGAATGTCCAGCCAGTTCTCGTTCGCCGAAGCAGTCAGACAGGCGACCATCGCGCTGGCGCTTCCAAACATCTCCGACTCGACACGGCAGAATCTCGAAGCGCAGCTCGCGCTGAACACGTTGATGACCGCCGACGTTCAGCGTCCCGTCGATATCACAACAGCCTCGCCCGACAATCTGGCTGTGCTCGCAACCTTCACCATCGCGCGTGCCTCACGGCAGTTCTACGGCGGCAAGTGGGAGCCTGCGTTTGCGTCTGCACACGAGGCCCTCATCATCGCCGACCATGCCCAAATCAGGTATCGCACCTTCCACAACGAAGCCATCTTTCTCAGCTTCATGTACGTCAGCGCCGGTGACATCGCGAATGCGCTACGAGAAGCAGACCGAGGCATCCAGGAGACAACTCGTCTTCGACAAGGCGGCGGGCTTCGCCTGTGGATCATGGCGCGCTCGCGCGTTCTGCTCGACGCCGGCAGACTCGCTGACGCGGCCGTAGAGGCGCACGCACTGCTCGAGATGGTCGACGAACTCGGCCCCGGTAACTTCGCCGATATCACTGCGATCTACACACTTGTGAGAGTCGCACTCTACGAAGGCGACGAAGACGCCATCCGGTCATACCGAGCCGACTCCCAACGAATGTTCGGCGACGAGGCCGCCCGAATTCGAAATCTCGGATCGTGGCTGTTGTCGCTGATCGCCCACTGGCACGGCGAATGGAACACCGCCATCGAATTGGCACTCCCCGTGCTCGAACGGCTCGGCCTGCCCGGCCCGTACTTCTCGGGCTCGACCGACGCAGCCGACGATGTGATCTTCGTTCGACTGGCTCTCAGAACCGGCCACCGTCAGGGTGCCGAAGCAATGGTCGCTTTCGCCGAAGCACGCGCTGCGGAGAACCGGCCGTTCCCGATCCTCCGCGCCACCGCGATGCACGCCCGGGCCCTCCTGACAGACGACCGGTCGCTGCTCAGTAAAGCTGTCGTTCTGCTTGAATCGATCGACCGGCCCGTCGTTCTCGGCTCCGCGCTCGAAGATCTCGGGCGGATCACCGCCGAGAGTGATCCCGCTTCAGCGATAGAGCACTTCAAGAACGCATCGAAGCTCTACGCCGACGCCGGTGCATTCAACGAAGAGCGCCGCATCAACCGCAGGCTGGCCGATCTGGGCGCACCACCCGAAGTCGAATCTGCGGCCGGCACGGGGGCGGCCGGCACCGGGGCGTGGTCGACCTTGTCTGCCGCGCAACGCTCGGTCGCCTCGCTCATTGTGCAGGGCCTCACAAACCGCCAGGTCGCCGAGAAGCTGAACCTCTCCCCGCATACGGT